In the genome of Egibacteraceae bacterium, one region contains:
- a CDS encoding CocE/NonD family hydrolase, producing MPQPCRSWPSSTHPPPPAASPAEADTRQQDGAGDPPEAAAAREERDAAPQPSPHTESDPADRRPAGTPRPHARPPSTDPPTPTDYTTIPGLSEPVFPKTVRDTHRVPMHDGIELYVEVVRPDPEIHGEGPWPVIMEASPYHGTLADRDGIRIFPDPKDADGNPIGLTGYFAPRGYAVAMVNLRGTGRSGGCLDHLGPDDAADLRT from the coding sequence TTGCCTCAGCCGTGCCGGTCGTGGCCCAGCAGCACGCATCCCCCACCCCCCGCCGCCTCGCCGGCCGAGGCCGACACCCGGCAGCAGGACGGGGCGGGCGACCCGCCGGAAGCTGCCGCTGCGCGCGAGGAGCGCGACGCCGCGCCCCAGCCGTCGCCGCACACCGAGTCCGACCCCGCCGACCGGCGACCGGCGGGCACCCCACGCCCCCACGCCAGGCCGCCCTCGACCGACCCCCCGACCCCCACCGACTACACCACCATCCCGGGGCTGTCCGAGCCCGTGTTCCCCAAGACCGTGCGCGACACCCACCGGGTGCCCATGCACGACGGCATCGAGCTCTACGTGGAGGTCGTGCGTCCGGACCCGGAGATCCACGGCGAGGGCCCGTGGCCGGTGATCATGGAGGCGAGCCCCTACCACGGCACCCTGGCCGACCGCGACGGCATCCGCATCTTCCCCGATCCCAAGGACGCCGACGGCAACCCGATCGGTCTGACCGGCTACTTCGCCCCCCGTGGCTACGCCGTGGCGATGGTGAACCTGCGGGGGACCGGCAGGTCGGGCGGCTGCCTGGACCACCTCGGGCCCGACGACGCGGCGGACCTGAGGACCTGA
- a CDS encoding 1,4-alpha-glucan branching protein domain-containing protein, whose amino-acid sequence MSLALVLHSHLPWLRRNGTYPVGEEWLFQSWSEAYLPLLDVLGRMAADGGRDLLTIGITPVLAEQMDDPYLLGEFHGWLGRRLLDLHYSIARYDGPDRERLTPVWRDHWQRQTRVLSWFEERHRDGLATAFRRLADVGAIQLLGGPATHPYLPLMDDPGLIAGQIDGGLTTFERVLGTRPTGVWTPECAYRPAGPVADPTRPPMAAAPGCAPRLHPSGATLAGLEEFWADAGATHLVLDGPTLARAAGAPDQDWAGCGGRTVAPGGPLDVLDRPVWVGDADVAAFGRNLAVSYAVWNPLGGYPADPAYRDFHRLDLEGGFKSWRVTDRGSWDKEPYDPVSARERAVGHAEAFLVLVERHLAPRGPDAIVVAAYDTELFGHWWHEGPVWLEAVLRRLLAGRAARRPTTLARHLERHPPQRRLTLPESSWGAGKQHGSWATESTRWVWQALRDAEARFRGLPPGPARDAAWRQLTLLQASDWPFLITRDQATRYATERLTAHLARFAAACRGEGLAALAARDDPLGTPAPLPSPAG is encoded by the coding sequence GTGAGCCTCGCCCTGGTCCTGCACAGCCACCTGCCCTGGCTGCGGCGCAACGGCACCTACCCCGTCGGCGAGGAGTGGCTGTTCCAATCGTGGTCGGAGGCCTACCTGCCCCTCCTCGACGTGCTGGGGCGCATGGCCGCGGACGGCGGCCGGGACCTGCTGACCATCGGCATCACCCCCGTGCTGGCCGAGCAGATGGACGATCCGTACCTCCTCGGGGAGTTCCACGGCTGGCTCGGGCGCCGCCTGCTCGACCTGCACTACTCCATCGCCCGGTACGACGGGCCGGATCGGGAGCGGCTGACCCCGGTCTGGCGCGACCACTGGCAGCGCCAGACCCGCGTCCTGAGCTGGTTCGAGGAGCGCCACCGAGACGGGCTGGCGACGGCGTTCCGCCGCCTGGCCGACGTCGGGGCGATCCAGCTGCTGGGTGGACCAGCCACCCACCCCTACCTGCCGCTGATGGACGACCCCGGCCTCATCGCCGGGCAGATCGACGGGGGGCTGACGACCTTCGAGCGCGTGTTGGGCACCCGGCCGACCGGGGTCTGGACCCCCGAGTGCGCCTACCGGCCGGCCGGGCCGGTCGCCGACCCCACCCGTCCCCCGATGGCTGCGGCGCCCGGTTGCGCCCCACGGCTGCACCCGTCGGGGGCGACGCTTGCGGGCTTGGAGGAGTTCTGGGCCGACGCGGGCGCGACCCACCTGGTGCTCGACGGGCCGACGCTGGCCCGTGCGGCCGGTGCCCCCGACCAGGACTGGGCCGGCTGCGGCGGGCGGACGGTCGCCCCCGGCGGACCGCTGGACGTGCTCGACCGCCCGGTCTGGGTCGGCGACGCCGACGTCGCGGCCTTCGGCCGAAACCTGGCCGTCAGCTATGCCGTGTGGAACCCCCTCGGTGGCTATCCCGCCGACCCCGCCTACCGCGACTTCCACCGCCTCGACCTGGAAGGGGGCTTCAAGTCCTGGCGGGTCACCGACCGGGGCTCGTGGGACAAGGAGCCCTACGACCCCGTGTCGGCGCGTGAGCGTGCGGTCGGACACGCCGAGGCGTTCCTCGTCCTCGTCGAGCGCCACCTCGCACCCCGGGGCCCGGACGCCATCGTGGTTGCGGCCTACGACACCGAGCTCTTCGGCCACTGGTGGCACGAGGGCCCGGTCTGGCTCGAGGCGGTGCTGCGACGCCTCCTGGCCGGGCGGGCGGCCCGGCGCCCGACCACGCTGGCCCGACACCTCGAGCGCCATCCACCGCAGCGGCGCCTGACGCTGCCCGAGTCCTCGTGGGGCGCCGGCAAGCAGCACGGCTCGTGGGCAACCGAGTCCACCCGGTGGGTGTGGCAGGCGCTCCGCGACGCCGAGGCCCGCTTTCGGGGGCTGCCACCCGGGCCGGCGCGGGACGCGGCCTGGCGACAGCTGACCCTGCTGCAGGCCAGCGACTGGCCCTTCCTCATCACGCGGGACCAGGCCACCCGGTACGCCACGGAGCGTCTGACCGCTCACCTCGCCCGGTTCGCCGCCGCTTGCCGGGGCGAGGGCCTCGCCGCCCTGGCGGCTCGCGACGACCCCCTGGGCACGCCGGCCCCGCTGCCGAGCCCGGCCGGGTGA
- a CDS encoding class I SAM-dependent methyltransferase: protein MGEHSLPLTGERTGPGVVHENYWFTRHVAAYALAASRAQRRTVLDAGCGEGYGTRMLAATASRVTGVDLVPAVITHARAAYPGIDFLQADLCDLPLPDDGLDLVVSLQVIEHLPDIPRFVAEVARILRPGGEFVCATPNRLTFTSGSDTPVNPFHTREFTAAELQETLAAHFTVRTVLGLHHGPRVRAVERVARATLPELVLAAPPEDWPRWLTAVVARVRPRDFRLGPTDLDASLDLVALAAVPR from the coding sequence ATGGGTGAGCACTCGCTGCCGTTGACCGGTGAACGGACCGGGCCCGGCGTGGTCCACGAGAACTACTGGTTCACCCGCCACGTGGCCGCCTACGCGCTGGCGGCCAGCCGCGCGCAACGCCGCACGGTCCTCGACGCGGGCTGCGGTGAGGGCTACGGCACCCGCATGCTGGCGGCGACCGCGAGCCGGGTGACCGGCGTCGACCTCGTCCCGGCGGTCATCACCCACGCGCGGGCCGCCTACCCGGGAATCGACTTCCTCCAGGCGGACCTCTGCGACCTCCCGCTGCCCGACGACGGCCTGGACCTCGTGGTCAGCCTGCAGGTCATCGAGCACCTGCCCGACATCCCCCGCTTCGTCGCGGAGGTCGCCCGGATCCTGCGGCCCGGTGGCGAGTTCGTGTGCGCCACGCCCAACCGGCTGACGTTCACCTCCGGCAGCGACACGCCGGTCAACCCGTTCCACACCCGCGAGTTCACGGCCGCGGAGCTGCAGGAGACACTGGCGGCCCACTTCACCGTCCGTACCGTGCTGGGGTTGCACCACGGGCCCCGGGTGCGCGCGGTGGAGCGGGTCGCGCGGGCGACGCTGCCCGAGCTCGTACTCGCGGCGCCACCGGAGGACTGGCCGCGCTGGCTCACCGCCGTCGTGGCGCGAGTGCGCCCCCGCGACTTCCGGCTGGGTCCCACCGACCTCGACGCCAGCCTGGACCTGGTGGCGCTCGCCGCGGTGCCACGGTGA
- a CDS encoding electron transfer flavoprotein subunit beta/FixA family protein, with amino-acid sequence MRIICPVKRVPDTAADKSIDQDTLTLDRDASDPVLNANDEWSIEEAMRIKERDGAEVIVLCVGPENAQTTIRKALSYGLDGAIQVADPAIAGSDAKAIARVLAAALAEEDFDLVLMGNQSSDARTMLVPAMLAEYLGLPALTYAKRLQLADGSATVDRETPSGHQTVTAPLPAIVSVVEAINEPRYPSFKGIMAAKKKPLETRDLAALGVDAGEVGLANSSTQVLEITPRPPKEAGDKIEDDGSGVVGAKALVEFLAAQKLI; translated from the coding sequence ATGAGAATCATCTGCCCGGTCAAGCGGGTTCCGGACACCGCCGCGGACAAGTCCATCGACCAGGACACGCTGACGTTGGACCGGGACGCGTCGGACCCCGTCCTGAACGCCAACGACGAGTGGTCGATCGAAGAGGCCATGCGCATCAAGGAGCGCGACGGCGCGGAGGTCATCGTCTTGTGCGTGGGACCCGAGAACGCCCAGACGACGATCCGCAAGGCCCTGTCGTACGGTCTGGACGGCGCGATCCAGGTGGCCGACCCCGCGATCGCCGGCTCCGACGCGAAGGCCATCGCCAGGGTGCTGGCCGCGGCCCTGGCCGAGGAGGACTTCGATCTCGTCCTCATGGGCAACCAGTCATCGGACGCGCGCACCATGCTGGTGCCGGCCATGCTCGCCGAGTACCTCGGGCTGCCGGCGCTGACGTACGCCAAGCGTCTGCAGCTGGCCGACGGCAGCGCCACTGTGGATCGGGAGACCCCGTCGGGTCACCAGACCGTCACGGCGCCCCTGCCGGCGATCGTCTCGGTCGTCGAGGCGATCAACGAGCCGCGCTACCCCTCCTTCAAGGGGATCATGGCCGCCAAGAAGAAGCCCTTGGAAACCCGGGACCTGGCGGCGCTCGGGGTGGATGCGGGCGAGGTCGGGCTCGCCAACTCCTCGACGCAGGTGCTGGAGATCACCCCCCGCCCGCCGAAGGAGGCCGGCGACAAGATCGAGGACGACGGCTCGGGCGTCGTCGGTGCGAAGGCCCTGGTGGAGTTCCTCGCCGCGCAGAAGCTGATCTAG
- a CDS encoding electron transfer flavoprotein subunit alpha/FixB family protein, whose translation MSPILVFVDHDHGTPKKVSNQIITAARQRGGGEVHVLLMGEGAGAGAAQAGAHGATTAYVWEAGEVAEYATEPAVAGLVAALEASGATTVLYPADPFMSDVVGRAAVRTDGGVVTDVVDLTLDGTEMVGTKPIFGGAMISRCKVRGGRPAFYGVAANAFAAEESGGGPPEVVPLEVDLDDTATRTRVVEVVEQSAGGRPEMTEAGVIVAGGRGLGDAEGFRLVEQLADVLDGAVGASRAATDAGWYPHQHQIGQTGKTVAPQLYIGAGISGAIQHRAGMQTAQTIVAINKDADAPLFAIADFGVVGDLHKILPPLIEELAARKG comes from the coding sequence ATGTCACCGATCCTGGTGTTTGTCGATCACGACCATGGGACCCCGAAGAAGGTCTCCAACCAGATCATCACCGCTGCGCGCCAGCGGGGCGGCGGTGAGGTCCATGTGCTGCTGATGGGCGAGGGCGCCGGCGCCGGTGCCGCCCAGGCCGGTGCCCACGGAGCGACCACCGCCTACGTTTGGGAGGCCGGCGAGGTCGCCGAGTACGCCACCGAGCCGGCGGTGGCCGGGCTGGTCGCGGCGCTGGAGGCCTCCGGCGCGACGACCGTGCTCTACCCGGCGGATCCGTTCATGTCCGACGTCGTCGGGCGTGCGGCGGTGCGTACCGACGGCGGGGTGGTCACCGACGTGGTCGACCTGACCCTCGACGGGACCGAGATGGTGGGCACCAAGCCGATCTTCGGCGGCGCGATGATCTCGCGGTGCAAGGTCCGGGGCGGTCGCCCGGCCTTCTACGGGGTGGCGGCCAACGCCTTCGCCGCGGAGGAATCAGGCGGCGGCCCCCCGGAGGTGGTCCCGCTGGAGGTCGACCTGGACGACACCGCGACACGGACCCGCGTCGTGGAGGTCGTGGAGCAGTCCGCCGGCGGGCGTCCGGAGATGACCGAGGCGGGGGTCATCGTCGCGGGGGGCCGCGGCCTCGGCGATGCCGAGGGGTTCCGCCTCGTCGAGCAGCTCGCCGACGTGCTGGACGGCGCGGTCGGTGCGTCCCGCGCCGCCACGGACGCCGGCTGGTACCCCCACCAGCACCAGATCGGTCAGACCGGCAAGACCGTGGCGCCCCAGCTCTACATCGGTGCGGGCATCTCGGGCGCGATCCAGCACCGGGCCGGGATGCAGACCGCCCAGACGATCGTGGCCATCAACAAGGACGCCGACGCGCCGCTCTTCGCCATCGCCGACTTCGGCGTCGTCGGTGACCTGCACAAGATCCTGCCGCCGCTCATCGAGGAGCTCGCGGCCCGCAAGGGCTGA
- a CDS encoding cell wall-binding repeat-containing protein, producing the protein MSGVRRPTAVGVLAALALVLALVVAPGGTMAVAADQTQPAAPGEGQPLDDPTEPGPPPAHSAPSDLQFSASAAGWPAPAVEGLSGRDRYATAIRLSQTGWPATAPAVVLATGEDYPDALSAATLAGAAGGPLLLTPTAALHPATADELRRLQPDTVHVVGRLTGGVEAAVAQLGLQTERLRGAGRFETAFAVAQRAVELGADPSTVLVASGQGFADALAATPLAAAFRYPILLTPGPSGHALLTEQVAALGAQRSWVIGGSGALSDAAVAGLPGLERIAGRDRTATAAAVASRARHLGLTGPPVIVGAHNFPDGLTGGTYAGAARRAPLLTTGHAELASPTMSWLGAHGPSLATTVGGEAAIGPVARCQLRAGNPRPWRCIEEELSRQGYNTGVVDGAVDHQSVWAVYAFQKVAGHPVDGRFGEPAWSAMLRRPRLPVRRPDLGPNHIEIDLARRLVLLVRDGEVRHAFHTSNGKPSTPTIRGAFSVYEKRNTRQANGMYRSIFFIRGYAIHGYPSIPFYPASNGCLRLYDGDADFVFPRVQMRERVVVY; encoded by the coding sequence GTGAGTGGAGTCCGACGACCGACCGCCGTCGGTGTCCTAGCCGCGCTGGCGCTGGTCTTGGCGCTGGTCGTCGCGCCCGGGGGCACGATGGCCGTGGCCGCCGACCAGACCCAGCCGGCGGCGCCGGGCGAAGGCCAACCGCTGGACGACCCGACCGAGCCCGGGCCGCCCCCGGCCCACTCGGCGCCGTCGGATCTGCAGTTCTCGGCGTCCGCAGCGGGCTGGCCCGCCCCGGCCGTGGAGGGCCTGTCCGGCAGGGACCGCTACGCCACCGCGATCAGGCTCAGTCAGACGGGATGGCCGGCGACCGCCCCGGCGGTCGTGCTCGCCACCGGCGAGGACTACCCCGACGCCCTCTCGGCGGCCACCCTCGCGGGCGCCGCAGGCGGGCCCCTGCTGCTGACCCCGACCGCGGCGCTGCACCCGGCCACCGCGGACGAGCTGCGGCGGTTGCAGCCCGACACGGTGCACGTCGTCGGTCGGTTGACCGGCGGGGTCGAGGCGGCCGTCGCCCAGCTCGGCCTGCAGACCGAGCGCCTGCGCGGTGCGGGACGGTTCGAGACGGCCTTCGCCGTCGCCCAGCGCGCGGTCGAGCTCGGCGCCGACCCGTCCACCGTCCTGGTCGCGAGCGGCCAGGGGTTCGCCGACGCGCTGGCCGCGACGCCGCTCGCCGCGGCGTTTCGCTACCCGATCCTGCTCACGCCCGGACCCAGCGGGCACGCTCTGCTGACCGAACAGGTGGCCGCCCTCGGTGCGCAGCGCTCCTGGGTGATCGGCGGATCCGGCGCGCTGTCCGACGCGGCGGTCGCGGGACTGCCCGGCCTGGAGCGCATCGCCGGACGGGACCGCACCGCCACGGCTGCCGCGGTCGCGAGCCGGGCTCGCCACCTGGGCCTGACCGGGCCCCCGGTGATCGTCGGAGCGCACAACTTCCCCGACGGGCTCACCGGCGGGACCTATGCGGGCGCGGCGCGGCGGGCGCCGCTGCTGACCACCGGCCACGCGGAGCTGGCCTCCCCGACGATGAGCTGGCTGGGCGCGCACGGGCCGTCCCTGGCCACGACCGTCGGTGGCGAGGCGGCCATCGGACCCGTCGCCAGATGCCAGCTGCGTGCGGGCAACCCACGGCCGTGGCGCTGCATCGAGGAGGAGCTGTCCCGACAGGGCTACAACACCGGCGTGGTGGACGGAGCGGTCGATCACCAGAGCGTCTGGGCGGTGTACGCGTTCCAGAAGGTCGCCGGCCATCCGGTCGACGGCCGGTTCGGTGAGCCTGCCTGGAGCGCCATGCTGCGCCGGCCGCGGCTGCCGGTGCGGCGTCCCGACCTCGGACCGAACCACATCGAGATCGACCTGGCGCGCCGACTGGTGCTGCTCGTGCGCGATGGGGAGGTCCGCCACGCCTTCCACACTTCCAACGGCAAGCCGTCGACACCGACCATCCGGGGTGCGTTCTCGGTCTACGAGAAGCGCAACACCCGGCAGGCCAATGGCATGTACCGCTCGATCTTCTTCATCCGCGGCTACGCCATCCACGGCTACCCCTCCATCCCGTTCTACCCGGCCAGCAACGGGTGCCTGCGCCTGTACGACGGCGATGCCGATTTTGTCTTCCCCCGGGTGCAGATGCGCGAGCGCGTCGTCGTGTACTGA
- a CDS encoding cysteine desulfurase family protein: MSVYLDHAATTPLDPGVHAAMRPYLESTFGNPSSLHSQGRAARAGVETAREQVASVLGVHPLEVLFTSGGTESDNQALKGIAWAARDAGRGAHLVTTAIEHHAVLESVEWLVDHQGFTATVVSVGADGVVDANRLLAAVSEDTVLVSVMAANNELGTIQPLDRIGPVLAERGVPLHTDAVQSFGRARLDLDGWSIGALALSAHKFNGPKGVGVLVLRRELASQPVLHGGGQERGVRSGTFNAAGIVGCGAAAELTAATMGEEIPRLRALRDRLLDGLLGVDGVALNGSLDQRLPHNAHVAVDECDGEALLMALDSAGVAASTGSACQSGAAEPSHVLTAIGADPDVAHLRFTCGRTTDQAAVDTAVTAFTDAVKRLRDAGGGFA; the protein is encoded by the coding sequence ATGAGCGTCTACCTCGACCATGCGGCCACCACCCCGCTCGACCCCGGCGTCCATGCGGCCATGCGGCCCTACCTGGAGTCGACCTTCGGTAACCCGTCCTCGCTGCACAGCCAGGGTCGTGCCGCCCGGGCCGGCGTCGAGACCGCTCGGGAGCAGGTCGCGAGCGTGCTTGGCGTCCACCCCCTCGAGGTGCTGTTCACCTCCGGTGGCACCGAGTCGGACAACCAGGCGCTCAAGGGCATCGCGTGGGCCGCGCGTGACGCCGGGCGGGGCGCGCACCTGGTCACCACCGCCATCGAGCACCACGCGGTCCTGGAGTCCGTCGAATGGCTGGTCGACCATCAGGGGTTCACGGCCACGGTCGTGTCCGTCGGGGCGGACGGGGTCGTGGACGCCAATCGCCTCCTGGCCGCGGTGAGCGAGGACACCGTCCTGGTAAGCGTGATGGCCGCCAACAACGAGCTCGGGACGATCCAACCGCTCGACCGCATCGGCCCGGTGCTCGCCGAGCGCGGCGTTCCCCTGCACACCGACGCGGTGCAGTCTTTCGGCCGCGCCCGGCTCGACCTCGATGGCTGGAGCATCGGCGCGCTGGCGCTGTCCGCCCACAAGTTCAACGGGCCCAAGGGGGTGGGGGTGCTGGTCCTGCGCCGGGAGCTGGCGTCCCAGCCGGTCCTGCACGGCGGCGGGCAGGAGCGGGGCGTGCGGTCGGGCACGTTCAACGCCGCTGGCATCGTCGGCTGCGGTGCGGCCGCCGAGCTGACCGCGGCGACGATGGGCGAGGAGATCCCGCGCTTGCGTGCGCTGCGTGACCGGCTGCTCGACGGGCTGCTCGGGGTCGACGGCGTCGCGCTCAACGGGTCCCTGGACCAGCGGCTGCCGCACAACGCCCACGTCGCCGTGGACGAGTGCGACGGGGAGGCGCTCCTGATGGCGCTCGACAGCGCGGGCGTGGCCGCGTCGACGGGGTCCGCGTGCCAGTCGGGCGCTGCCGAACCCAGCCACGTGCTGACGGCGATCGGGGCAGATCCTGACGTGGCTCACCTGCGGTTCACCTGCGGGCGGACCACCGATCAGGCGGCGGTGGACACCGCCGTGACCGCGTTCACGGATGCGGTCAAGCGCCTGCGCGACGCCGGGGGCGGTTTCGCCTGA
- a CDS encoding NAD(P)/FAD-dependent oxidoreductase produces MTQHIVVIGAGFAGLTAARRLGKKGAGRVRVTLVDARNHHTFQPLLYQVATSVLQPQDVGHSVRGALQDSPGVDFRLGTVAGVDWEARRLRFADGGELAFDRLVVAAGAVTADYGVPGVADHAFGLKGLGEAVALRNHVLRLFEVASNAGAKTPEGTLTFVVAGGGATGVEVSGALTELIDRVLRHDHPDVDVDQARVLLVEQADGVLGAYKPRSQRYALDTLRSRGVEVALGTGIAEVEPGKVRFDDGTVLATDTVVWAAGVRAHPLADALGLEQGPGGRVLVGEDLRVPSHREAFVIGDIAAVPDGRGGLVPQLAPAAIQQGTFVADELLGELDGVAQRTFRYRDKGIMATIGRHAAVAELPPGVRIRGRLAWVAWLVLHLYFLIGFRNRLSVLLHWALSYLTSERGARAVFTQPPEPLAWPTDEESPSPR; encoded by the coding sequence ATGACCCAGCACATCGTCGTCATCGGCGCAGGCTTCGCCGGGCTGACCGCCGCACGCCGCCTCGGCAAGAAGGGCGCCGGCAGGGTGCGGGTGACGCTCGTGGACGCCCGGAACCACCACACGTTCCAGCCCCTGCTGTACCAGGTCGCCACCAGCGTGCTGCAGCCCCAGGACGTGGGCCACAGCGTACGGGGCGCCCTGCAGGACTCCCCGGGGGTGGATTTCCGGCTCGGCACCGTGGCCGGGGTGGACTGGGAGGCGCGGAGGCTGCGATTCGCCGACGGCGGCGAGCTCGCCTTCGACCGGCTCGTCGTGGCGGCCGGCGCCGTCACCGCCGACTACGGCGTGCCCGGGGTGGCGGACCACGCCTTCGGCCTGAAGGGTCTCGGCGAGGCGGTCGCGCTGCGCAACCACGTGCTTCGGCTGTTCGAGGTCGCGAGCAACGCGGGCGCCAAGACCCCGGAGGGCACGCTGACGTTCGTGGTCGCCGGTGGGGGGGCGACCGGGGTGGAGGTGTCCGGGGCTCTGACCGAGCTGATCGACCGCGTCCTGCGCCACGACCACCCGGACGTGGACGTGGACCAGGCGCGCGTGCTGCTCGTCGAGCAGGCCGACGGCGTGCTCGGTGCCTACAAGCCCCGGTCGCAGCGCTACGCGCTCGACACGCTGCGGTCCCGCGGTGTCGAGGTCGCCCTCGGCACGGGGATCGCCGAGGTCGAGCCCGGCAAGGTCCGCTTCGACGACGGCACCGTGCTCGCGACCGACACCGTGGTGTGGGCGGCGGGGGTACGGGCCCACCCGTTGGCCGACGCCTTGGGGCTCGAGCAGGGCCCCGGCGGTCGCGTCCTCGTCGGTGAGGACCTGCGGGTCCCGAGTCACCGGGAGGCGTTCGTCATCGGTGACATCGCCGCGGTGCCCGACGGGCGCGGCGGCCTGGTGCCCCAGCTCGCGCCCGCGGCGATCCAGCAGGGCACCTTCGTGGCCGACGAGCTGCTCGGTGAGCTCGACGGCGTTGCCCAGCGGACGTTCCGCTACCGCGACAAGGGGATCATGGCGACCATCGGGCGCCACGCGGCGGTCGCGGAGCTGCCCCCTGGGGTGCGCATCCGCGGCCGGCTCGCGTGGGTCGCCTGGCTGGTGCTGCACCTCTACTTCCTGATCGGCTTCCGCAACCGGTTGAGCGTGCTGCTGCACTGGGCGCTGAGCTACCTCACATCGGAACGCGGTGCCAGGGCCGTGTTCACCCAGCCGCCCGAGCCGCTGGCGTGGCCCACCGACGAGGAATCCCCCTCCCCCAGGTGA
- the mnmA gene encoding tRNA 2-thiouridine(34) synthase MnmA, whose translation MKVLVAMSGGIDSSMTAALLVQRGHAVTGVHLKMADTPSGLPGKGCCTLDDARDARRVADRLGIPFYVWDMAAPFRQRVIDDFVAEYAAGRTPNPCVRCNERVKYTALLARARAVGFDALATGHHVRLEAAAPDPASDGAVPRWRMRRATDPGKDQTYVLYMATQDQLAHTLWPAGDHTKADLRAMAAERGLATASKPDSHDICFIPSGDLGGFLAPRLGQRRGAFVGPDGAVLGFHDGAYRFTIGQRRGLGLGGHPDPLYVTAIEGSAVHVGPRASLEAAVIEARDVSWVAGKPPAADVDVTAQIRYRGAAVPAVLAYLGDGRVRVTFSGERPLAVAAGQAVVFYTGDECLGGATVVHSPAPSRAGYATASTRLEGV comes from the coding sequence ATGAAGGTGCTGGTGGCGATGTCAGGCGGGATCGATTCGTCGATGACCGCGGCGCTGCTCGTGCAGCGCGGACACGCCGTCACCGGCGTGCACCTGAAGATGGCCGACACGCCATCGGGTCTGCCGGGCAAGGGCTGCTGCACCCTCGATGACGCCCGCGACGCCCGTCGCGTGGCCGACCGCCTCGGCATCCCGTTCTACGTGTGGGACATGGCGGCGCCGTTCAGGCAGCGGGTGATCGACGACTTCGTCGCCGAGTACGCGGCGGGACGGACCCCCAACCCGTGCGTGCGCTGCAACGAGCGCGTCAAGTACACCGCCCTGCTGGCCCGGGCGCGGGCAGTGGGCTTCGATGCGCTGGCCACCGGCCACCACGTCCGTCTGGAGGCGGCGGCGCCGGACCCCGCGTCCGACGGGGCCGTGCCGCGGTGGCGGATGCGGCGCGCCACCGACCCGGGCAAGGACCAGACCTACGTGCTCTACATGGCCACCCAGGACCAGCTGGCCCACACGCTGTGGCCGGCCGGCGACCACACCAAGGCCGACCTGCGGGCCATGGCGGCCGAGCGGGGTCTGGCAACGGCAAGCAAGCCGGACAGCCACGACATCTGCTTCATCCCCTCCGGCGACCTGGGCGGGTTCCTCGCCCCGCGCCTCGGGCAGCGACGCGGGGCGTTCGTCGGCCCGGACGGCGCCGTGCTGGGGTTCCACGACGGGGCCTACCGCTTCACCATCGGGCAGCGACGCGGCCTCGGCCTGGGTGGCCACCCCGACCCGCTGTACGTCACCGCCATCGAGGGCAGCGCCGTGCACGTCGGACCGCGCGCCTCCCTGGAGGCCGCGGTCATCGAGGCACGCGACGTCTCGTGGGTCGCCGGAAAGCCCCCCGCCGCCGACGTGGACGTGACCGCGCAGATCCGCTACCGCGGCGCTGCGGTGCCGGCGGTGCTCGCCTATCTCGGCGACGGACGGGTCCGCGTCACCTTCAGCGGCGAGCGGCCTTTGGCCGTCGCAGCCGGCCAGGCGGTGGTGTTCTACACCGGTGACGAGTGCCTCGGTGGCGCGACCGTCGTCCATTCGCCCGCCCCCAGCCGTGCCGGGTACGCTACGGCGTCAACGAGGTTGGAAGGAGTCTGA
- the fdxA gene encoding ferredoxin, which yields MVYVIAEPCIDVKDKACVDECPVDCIYEGERMLYIHPTECIDCAACEPVCPVEAIAYEDDIPEEWTEFTAINAEYFGDEVTGLHDPGGAAQVGNSGKDHPKVAAWE from the coding sequence ATGGTCTACGTGATCGCAGAGCCCTGCATCGACGTGAAGGACAAGGCCTGCGTCGACGAGTGCCCGGTCGATTGCATCTACGAGGGGGAGCGGATGCTCTACATCCACCCCACCGAGTGCATCGACTGCGCGGCTTGCGAACCGGTGTGTCCGGTCGAGGCGATCGCCTACGAGGACGACATCCCCGAGGAGTGGACCGAGTTCACGGCCATCAACGCGGAGTACTTCGGCGACGAGGTCACCGGCCTGCACGACCCGGGCGGCGCCGCCCAGGTCGGCAACAGCGGCAAGGACCACCCCAAGGTCGCCGCCTGGGAGTGA